A genomic segment from Acidobacteriota bacterium encodes:
- a CDS encoding fused MFS/spermidine synthase: MLTTFLIGLAAGSAVATRFLGRIRNPLAVFAFVELVVGLAVYLGTFVFPELPYAFLALFRATRSQPALFQIGRFVLAALVMFAPTFMLGATFPLGVRCWRMGGVGAARPVGTLYAVNTLGAIVGSLAAGFFLVPVVGLRLTIVAGAVVNLTVGAFLLSVAPSESRRRSLFLAGLVVVMLPAIPGGASEWNPVVMTSGVFQYAPRYAPQFPTRASFFAYHDAHRQLFYRDGPTTTVTVEKRPLTKGGHVWLVLTVNGKVDASSIGDIETQVLLGQFPLLAARDPRRALVIGWGSGATAGSMLTLPSLQTLRAVEIEPAVIEASHFFREFNHDPYGDPRLSLEINDARHALLVDDTTYDVIVSEPSNPWLSGPSRLFTREFFEIVRSRLAPDGILCQWVQLYGLDPDAYRALLRTLGSVFEDVVVVKGSPGDTLVMASPKRIRFDVARMAERMAIPSVAADLSRLQIADPETLLTRFRVGGRAMTAFAGVGPLNTDDNALIEFAALKNLYDETHFQNDELLLKAPSSPLDRVDVAGLSPEAAARFPIDFAAALSRAGLDDRALDALVRANSPRISEAALAEGSAIRGDIDLRAGKRAEAREAWKKALARNPGCVEAAASLGLDLADGDTGAGEAAWLLAATVAAEPDSADARVALARALRATGRHADAIDELKAAERIGPSPATAPFVHMLWGRSCLALSDPACAAREIGRYFDEWPELTKPARMSVDAALDLGRAELTLGRKQAALEHLKLAVDTAAAVASWERDQADAASRRGDGDAVESHLRAVLEWSPADAAGYRRLGDFLMGGKRWEDALGVWSQLLKRHPDDLTGLTRSVETLEHLDRADAAAPLLGRLIDLEEDPDRVRMFQAMLDRAKGGTGTAP; the protein is encoded by the coding sequence ATGCTGACGACGTTTCTCATCGGGCTCGCCGCGGGGAGCGCCGTCGCGACGCGATTCCTGGGGCGCATCCGCAACCCGCTCGCTGTCTTCGCCTTCGTCGAGCTCGTCGTCGGGCTCGCCGTCTACCTCGGCACCTTCGTCTTCCCCGAGCTGCCGTACGCGTTCCTGGCGCTCTTCCGCGCGACGCGGAGCCAGCCGGCCCTCTTCCAGATCGGACGGTTCGTGCTGGCGGCCCTCGTGATGTTCGCGCCGACGTTCATGCTCGGCGCCACCTTCCCCCTCGGCGTGCGCTGCTGGCGGATGGGCGGCGTCGGGGCGGCGCGGCCCGTGGGCACCCTCTACGCGGTCAACACCCTCGGCGCCATCGTCGGCTCGCTCGCCGCCGGGTTCTTCCTGGTCCCCGTCGTGGGGCTGAGGCTGACGATCGTCGCCGGCGCGGTCGTCAATCTGACCGTGGGCGCCTTCCTCCTCTCCGTCGCGCCGTCCGAGAGCCGGCGCCGAAGCCTGTTCCTGGCCGGGCTCGTGGTGGTGATGCTTCCCGCGATCCCCGGGGGGGCGTCCGAATGGAACCCTGTCGTCATGACGAGCGGCGTCTTCCAGTACGCCCCCCGTTACGCGCCGCAGTTCCCCACGCGCGCCTCCTTCTTCGCCTACCACGACGCACACCGCCAGCTCTTCTACAGGGACGGGCCGACGACCACCGTGACGGTGGAGAAGCGCCCGCTCACCAAGGGAGGCCACGTCTGGCTGGTGCTCACGGTGAACGGGAAGGTGGACGCCTCGTCGATCGGCGACATCGAGACGCAGGTCCTCCTCGGGCAGTTCCCTCTCCTCGCGGCGCGCGATCCCCGGCGCGCGCTCGTCATCGGATGGGGAAGCGGCGCGACCGCCGGCTCGATGCTGACCCTCCCCTCGCTGCAGACGCTCCGCGCCGTCGAGATCGAGCCCGCCGTGATCGAGGCCTCGCACTTCTTCCGGGAGTTCAACCACGACCCGTACGGGGACCCGCGCCTCTCGCTCGAGATCAACGACGCGCGGCACGCGCTGCTGGTCGACGACACGACGTACGACGTCATCGTCTCGGAGCCGTCGAACCCGTGGCTGAGCGGCCCCTCGCGCCTCTTCACGCGCGAGTTCTTCGAGATCGTGCGATCGCGCCTCGCCCCGGACGGCATCCTCTGCCAGTGGGTGCAGCTCTACGGCCTCGACCCGGACGCGTACCGCGCCCTGCTGCGGACGCTCGGCTCGGTCTTCGAGGACGTCGTCGTGGTCAAGGGCTCCCCCGGCGACACGCTCGTGATGGCGAGCCCGAAGCGCATCCGCTTCGACGTGGCCCGGATGGCCGAGCGCATGGCCATCCCCTCGGTCGCCGCGGATCTCTCGCGGCTCCAGATCGCGGACCCTGAGACGCTCCTCACGCGCTTCCGCGTCGGCGGCCGCGCGATGACGGCGTTCGCCGGGGTCGGGCCGCTCAACACAGACGACAACGCCCTCATCGAGTTCGCGGCCCTGAAGAACCTCTACGACGAGACGCACTTCCAGAACGACGAGCTGCTGCTCAAGGCCCCCTCCTCCCCGCTCGACCGGGTCGATGTCGCCGGCCTCTCCCCCGAGGCCGCTGCGCGGTTCCCGATCGACTTCGCGGCGGCGCTCTCACGCGCCGGCCTCGACGATCGCGCGCTCGATGCGCTCGTGCGCGCCAACTCACCCCGCATCTCCGAGGCCGCGCTCGCGGAGGGGTCGGCCATCCGCGGCGACATCGACCTGCGCGCGGGGAAGCGCGCCGAGGCCCGCGAGGCGTGGAAGAAGGCGCTCGCGCGGAATCCCGGCTGCGTCGAAGCCGCGGCGAGCCTCGGCCTCGATCTCGCGGACGGGGACACCGGGGCCGGCGAGGCGGCGTGGCTCCTCGCGGCGACCGTGGCGGCGGAGCCGGACTCCGCCGACGCGCGCGTCGCGCTGGCCCGCGCCCTGCGCGCCACGGGTCGCCACGCCGACGCCATCGACGAGCTGAAGGCGGCCGAACGGATCGGCCCGTCCCCGGCGACCGCCCCCTTCGTGCACATGCTGTGGGGGAGGAGCTGCCTCGCTCTCTCCGACCCCGCGTGCGCCGCGCGCGAGATCGGGCGCTACTTCGACGAGTGGCCCGAGCTGACGAAGCCGGCGCGGATGAGCGTCGACGCCGCGCTCGACCTCGGCCGCGCGGAGCTGACGCTCGGGAGAAAGCAGGCGGCGCTCGAGCACCTGAAGCTCGCCGTCGACACGGCCGCGGCGGTCGCGTCGTGGGAGCGCGACCAGGCGGACGCCGCCTCGCGCCGGGGGGACGGCGACGCCGTCGAGAGCCATCTGCGCGCCGTCCTCGAGTGGAGCCCTGCCGATGCGGCGGGATACCGCCGGCTGGGCGACTTCCTGATGGGCGGGAAGCGATGGGAGGATGCGCTCGGCGTCTGGTCACAGCTCCTGAAGCGTCACCCCGACGATCTCACCGGCCTCACGCGCTCCGTCGAGACCCTCGAGCACCTCGACCGGGCCGACGCGGCGGCGCCGCTCCTCGGGCGGCTCATCGATCTCGAGGAGGATCCCGATCGCGTCCGGATGTTCCAGGCGATGCTCGATCGCGCGAAGGGCGGAACCGGCACAGCCCCCTGA
- a CDS encoding polymer-forming cytoskeletal protein, with product MGVPPLSASSSNAKGRAANIGTSLFIKGEVSGSEDLTVEGRVEGRIDLKDHNITIAASGRVNAEIHAKSVIVVGEVNGNINADDKVEIADTGRLTGDIHAPRVAISDGAQFRGSVDMVRDRSAAQSVAGIKERVQAQVQTHAQSQTQTQAASQGKAAAAQI from the coding sequence ATGGGCGTTCCCCCGTTGTCGGCGTCCTCGTCGAACGCCAAGGGGCGCGCGGCGAACATCGGCACGTCGCTCTTCATCAAGGGTGAGGTGTCGGGGAGCGAGGATCTCACGGTCGAGGGGCGCGTCGAGGGGCGCATCGACCTCAAGGACCACAACATCACCATCGCCGCGAGCGGCCGCGTCAACGCCGAGATCCACGCCAAGAGCGTCATCGTCGTCGGCGAGGTGAATGGGAACATCAACGCGGACGACAAGGTCGAGATCGCCGACACCGGGCGACTCACCGGCGACATCCACGCGCCGCGCGTCGCCATCTCGGACGGCGCCCAGTTCCGCGGGAGCGTCGACATGGTCAGGGACCGGAGCGCCGCGCAGTCGGTCGCGGGCATCAAGGAGCGCGTGCAGGCCCAGGTCCAGACTCACGCGCAATCGCAGACCCAGACGCAGGCGGCGTCCCAGGGGAAGGCGGCCGCGGCGCAGATCTAG
- a CDS encoding DUF1931 domain-containing protein, translating into MAGKRKAELIISKSRTKDAVRKCNVSGDFYGALDKKVREILAGAEARALANKRKTLRPQDL; encoded by the coding sequence GTGGCCGGGAAGCGCAAGGCCGAGCTCATCATCTCGAAGAGCCGCACGAAGGACGCGGTTCGAAAGTGCAACGTCTCGGGTGATTTCTACGGGGCGCTCGACAAGAAGGTGCGCGAGATTCTCGCCGGTGCGGAAGCGCGGGCCCTCGCGAACAAGAGGAAGACGCTCAGGCCCCAGGATCTCTGA
- a CDS encoding sigma-70 family RNA polymerase sigma factor, whose translation MPKKRAKKEDLPVLASAAAPPGLPAIPEEAPLPADPLRRYLAEIRGFPRLTREEEHALAVRVREGGDRDAAARLATGNLRLVVQIAMDYRRSYLNMLDLIQEGNIGLLQGIKKYDPYRGVPFSAYAGYWIRAYLLKYLLDHWSLVRVGTTNARRKLFYNLKREQERLRSLGITAGTKLLARNLDADEQDVIEVSQALKGRDVSIDAPVGRPGSDDDRFVWETMAAGGDAPDEQVARAEMQAILKEKIAEFAKTLKDKERYILETRLVAEEPATLQEIGDHYGTTREAVRQMESKLIARLREYLKSEIKDLRRFEVKSE comes from the coding sequence ATGCCCAAGAAACGAGCGAAGAAGGAAGACCTCCCCGTCCTCGCGAGCGCCGCCGCGCCGCCCGGCCTTCCCGCGATCCCCGAGGAGGCCCCCCTCCCCGCCGATCCCCTGAGGCGGTATCTCGCCGAGATTCGCGGCTTCCCCCGCCTCACGCGCGAGGAGGAGCACGCCCTCGCCGTCCGCGTGCGCGAGGGGGGCGATCGCGACGCGGCCGCCCGCCTCGCGACGGGGAACCTCAGGCTCGTCGTCCAGATCGCCATGGACTACCGCCGCTCGTACCTCAACATGCTCGACCTGATCCAGGAGGGGAACATCGGCCTCCTCCAGGGGATCAAGAAGTACGACCCGTACCGCGGCGTCCCCTTCTCCGCGTACGCCGGCTACTGGATCCGCGCGTACCTGCTCAAGTACCTCCTCGATCACTGGAGCCTCGTGCGCGTCGGCACGACGAACGCCCGCCGGAAGCTCTTCTACAACCTCAAGCGCGAGCAGGAGCGCCTTCGAAGCCTCGGCATCACCGCGGGAACGAAGCTCCTCGCGCGGAATCTCGACGCCGACGAGCAGGACGTCATCGAGGTGAGCCAGGCGCTGAAGGGGCGCGACGTCTCGATCGACGCCCCCGTCGGCCGCCCCGGAAGCGACGACGACCGCTTCGTCTGGGAGACGATGGCGGCGGGGGGCGACGCCCCCGACGAGCAGGTGGCGCGGGCCGAGATGCAGGCGATCCTCAAGGAGAAGATCGCCGAGTTCGCGAAGACGCTGAAGGACAAGGAGCGCTACATCCTCGAGACGCGCCTCGTGGCCGAGGAGCCCGCGACGCTCCAGGAGATCGGCGATCACTACGGGACCACGCGCGAGGCGGTGCGTCAGATGGAATCGAAGCTGATCGCGCGACTCCGGGAATACCTGAAATCCGAGATCAAGGACCTCAGGCGCTTTGAAGTGAAGAGCGAGTAG
- the lysS gene encoding lysine--tRNA ligase: MSRTLWPYGEAERILTVFPDAAPIRLETGYGPSGAPHIGTFAEVARTTWVAMALSDVRAGGTAPGAATDKGWEIVVFSDDMDGLRKVPLNMPATLAAHLGKPLCDIPDPFGCHPSYAHHNNALLCEMLDRYGFRYTFKASHDQYRSGVFDGGLRLILEKVEEVRGVILPTLHESKRAEWSPFFPICEACGRIYSTRVIGYHADRGTIDYACDVATGDRPGCGRAAEMPVTGGRVKVGWKVDWALRWFTLGVHYEMYGKDLIESADLSKKIVRILGGTPPVDSFYEMFLDETGSKISKSVGKGLTVDTWLTYAPRESMLLFLIKNPRKAKKLSWDVVARTVDEYLDLIGKHYAEGKPDPFRDELEFVWPDLPAASPYEYPVSYTLLFTVMANVGIADAAMIAGRVRNYRGSIPGSDAFLEQLVAHAAAYYRDHVEPNKRPAEVPADHVDLVRKYADFLDLEKTPEEIHHQAFAIPREAGLEPGPFFRTLYRVLCGQDQGPRIGPFVKMIGQPRVAARLREAASTRSSLQSA, translated from the coding sequence ATGTCGCGAACGCTGTGGCCGTACGGCGAGGCCGAGAGAATCCTTACCGTCTTCCCGGACGCCGCGCCGATCCGCCTCGAGACGGGGTACGGCCCATCGGGAGCGCCGCACATCGGCACCTTCGCCGAGGTGGCGCGCACGACGTGGGTGGCGATGGCGCTCAGCGACGTGCGCGCGGGAGGGACGGCCCCGGGGGCGGCCACCGACAAAGGCTGGGAGATCGTCGTCTTCTCCGACGACATGGACGGCCTCCGCAAGGTCCCGCTGAACATGCCGGCGACGCTGGCGGCGCACCTCGGCAAGCCCCTCTGCGACATCCCGGACCCGTTCGGCTGCCACCCCTCGTACGCGCACCACAACAACGCGCTTCTCTGCGAGATGCTGGATCGCTACGGCTTCCGCTACACCTTCAAGGCCTCGCACGATCAGTACCGCAGCGGCGTCTTCGACGGGGGGCTCCGTCTCATCCTCGAGAAGGTGGAGGAGGTCCGCGGGGTCATCCTCCCGACCCTCCACGAGTCGAAGCGCGCCGAGTGGTCGCCCTTCTTCCCGATCTGCGAGGCGTGCGGGCGCATCTACTCGACGCGCGTCATCGGCTACCACGCCGATCGCGGCACGATCGACTACGCCTGCGACGTGGCGACCGGCGATCGCCCGGGATGCGGTCGCGCGGCCGAGATGCCCGTGACGGGAGGGCGCGTGAAGGTCGGCTGGAAGGTCGACTGGGCGCTCCGGTGGTTCACCCTCGGCGTCCACTACGAGATGTACGGGAAGGACCTCATCGAGTCGGCCGATCTGTCGAAGAAGATCGTGAGGATCCTCGGCGGAACGCCGCCCGTGGACTCCTTCTACGAGATGTTCCTCGACGAGACGGGGAGCAAGATCAGCAAGTCGGTGGGGAAGGGGCTCACCGTCGACACGTGGCTCACGTACGCGCCGCGCGAGTCGATGCTCCTCTTCCTGATCAAGAACCCCCGCAAGGCGAAGAAGCTCTCGTGGGATGTCGTCGCGCGCACGGTGGACGAGTACCTCGACCTGATCGGAAAGCACTACGCCGAGGGGAAGCCCGACCCCTTCCGTGACGAGCTGGAGTTCGTGTGGCCCGATCTCCCGGCGGCGAGCCCGTACGAGTACCCGGTCTCGTACACTCTCCTCTTCACCGTGATGGCGAACGTCGGCATCGCCGACGCGGCGATGATCGCGGGGCGCGTGCGGAACTACCGCGGCTCGATCCCGGGGAGCGACGCCTTCCTCGAGCAGCTCGTCGCGCACGCGGCCGCGTACTATCGCGATCACGTCGAGCCCAACAAGCGGCCGGCCGAGGTTCCGGCCGATCACGTCGATCTCGTGAGGAAGTACGCCGACTTCCTCGACCTCGAGAAGACGCCGGAGGAGATCCACCACCAGGCGTTCGCGATCCCGAGGGAGGCGGGGCTCGAGCCGGGGCCCTTCTTCCGCACGCTCTACCGCGTGCTCTGCGGGCAGGATCAGGGGCCGCGCATCGGCCCGTTCGTGAAGATGATCGGCCAGCCGCGCGTGGCGGCGCGGCTCCGCGAGGCGGCCTCTACTCGCTCTTCACTTCAAAGCGCCTGA
- a CDS encoding DEAD/DEAH box helicase, protein MNRLLSLRPEDLGSLADARIVARGRECVRWGLLSDLVEKHGQIEALVAERHGVRCRVLIREGSRGLVTSCTCPQATDNGETCKHIVAALLAWMSRRDGGSGAPPLVEETAPSPSPEAIHSLRSLIRLVRDNEIEASSHTGSLPEIPRARRAWRPNAPREAEVRHDPADMLAALLPRGVPIRVAVDRGGHTHGLVISFLKDESALTKRRKHRRVAPEATASAAEPAVTLTIPPGDVGAALRELDSLERVSWSESADALRVYYSPVRMRLHADYAKDGVLVLSPVAIVRDGRSGSRVIEPIHLHEGLDGTVWVEDGPDTLRRVGLWTALLEQYSPDFKPRVLEGHDVVEFLARGHDVGWREGLDPSDRVRGSRIFDDVALARVEVAEAPGGWLYLDPIYRAGDHALPLADILEAQRAGGLLRKGDDWILIRGGAAWTRGARPRVLSAPIGVGLPAVEPVDLSAAAIPEGAELIDGRIRASKIAYLRKRAEWGPQIEVVADPAVARFEAFLRREGPPVKAPKIVGMVGKLRPYQLDGYRWLWFLREARLGGILADEMGLGKTHQVMALLLAVYAKPPADSTDPVPGPSLVVCPRSVLDHWEAKVKAHAPSLDPLVYHGHERESDRELLASRKLVVTTYGVLARDMDHLAPIAWEHVILDEGQQIKNASTKAARAARKLQASHRLVLTGTPIENHIEELRSITDWALPGYLGSAESFRKKFARPIESGDRVALETLKRAIEPFKMRRLKSQVLTDLPAKIEDERRAELTPHQAVLYSEILARAASAGVLDSLKDPSKTVDFVHVFAVLSRLKRLCDHPALVLDGKPARNMTSGKFEVFKEVLCEALEAGEKVVVFSQYLEMLDMIEAHLDSLGVKHSGLRGATRQRGAAVRAFQDDETCRVFVASLLAGGLGIDLTAASVVIHYDRWWNAAREDQATDRVHRIGQSRGVQVFRLITKGTLEERIDQIIREKRRLADYLVETDPALGLKALSREELLRILAPVEAPVVVARD, encoded by the coding sequence ATGAACAGACTCCTCTCCCTCCGCCCCGAAGATCTCGGCTCCCTCGCCGACGCGCGCATCGTCGCGCGGGGCCGGGAGTGCGTCCGCTGGGGGCTCCTCAGCGACCTCGTCGAGAAGCACGGGCAGATCGAGGCCCTCGTCGCCGAGCGTCACGGCGTGAGGTGCCGCGTCCTCATCCGCGAGGGCTCGCGGGGCCTCGTCACGTCGTGCACCTGCCCGCAGGCGACCGACAACGGCGAGACGTGCAAGCACATCGTCGCCGCCCTCCTCGCCTGGATGTCGCGCCGCGACGGCGGCTCGGGGGCCCCGCCCCTCGTGGAGGAGACGGCTCCCTCCCCCTCTCCCGAGGCGATCCACTCGCTGCGCTCCCTCATCCGCCTCGTGCGCGACAACGAGATCGAAGCCTCCTCCCACACGGGCAGCCTCCCCGAGATCCCTCGGGCGCGCCGCGCCTGGCGCCCGAACGCCCCGCGCGAGGCGGAGGTGCGTCACGACCCCGCCGACATGCTCGCCGCCCTGCTCCCGCGCGGCGTCCCGATCCGCGTCGCCGTCGATCGCGGCGGCCACACGCACGGCCTCGTCATCTCATTCCTGAAGGACGAGAGCGCTCTCACGAAGCGACGGAAGCACCGCAGGGTGGCCCCCGAGGCCACGGCCTCCGCCGCCGAGCCCGCCGTCACCCTCACGATCCCGCCGGGCGACGTCGGCGCCGCCCTCCGCGAGCTCGACTCCCTCGAGCGCGTGAGCTGGAGCGAGAGCGCCGACGCGCTGCGCGTCTACTACTCCCCGGTGCGCATGCGCCTCCACGCCGACTACGCGAAGGACGGCGTCCTCGTCCTGAGCCCCGTCGCGATCGTCAGGGACGGCCGGAGCGGCAGCCGCGTCATCGAGCCGATCCATCTCCACGAGGGCCTCGACGGAACGGTGTGGGTCGAGGACGGCCCCGACACCCTTCGCCGCGTGGGCCTCTGGACCGCCCTCCTGGAGCAGTACTCCCCCGACTTCAAGCCCCGCGTCCTCGAAGGGCACGACGTCGTCGAGTTCCTCGCCCGCGGCCACGACGTGGGCTGGCGCGAAGGGCTCGATCCTTCCGACCGCGTCCGCGGCAGCCGCATCTTCGACGACGTCGCGCTCGCCCGCGTCGAGGTCGCCGAGGCGCCGGGAGGGTGGCTCTACCTCGACCCGATCTACCGCGCCGGCGATCACGCGCTTCCCCTCGCCGACATCCTCGAGGCGCAACGCGCCGGCGGCCTCCTCCGAAAAGGCGACGACTGGATCCTGATCCGCGGCGGCGCCGCATGGACGCGCGGGGCTCGTCCTCGCGTCCTCTCCGCCCCGATCGGCGTCGGCCTTCCCGCCGTCGAGCCCGTCGACCTGAGCGCGGCGGCGATCCCGGAAGGGGCCGAGCTGATTGACGGCCGCATCCGCGCCTCGAAGATCGCGTACCTCAGGAAGCGCGCCGAGTGGGGGCCGCAGATCGAAGTCGTCGCCGATCCCGCGGTCGCGCGCTTCGAGGCCTTCCTCCGCCGCGAGGGCCCTCCCGTCAAGGCTCCAAAGATCGTGGGGATGGTCGGGAAACTTCGTCCTTACCAGCTCGATGGCTATCGCTGGCTCTGGTTTCTGCGCGAGGCGCGGTTGGGGGGAATCCTCGCCGACGAGATGGGGCTCGGGAAAACGCACCAGGTCATGGCCCTCCTTCTCGCCGTCTACGCGAAGCCACCGGCCGACTCGACCGATCCTGTTCCGGGGCCGAGCCTCGTCGTCTGCCCCCGCTCGGTCCTCGACCACTGGGAGGCCAAGGTCAAGGCGCACGCGCCGTCTCTCGATCCTCTCGTCTACCACGGCCACGAGCGCGAGAGCGATCGCGAGCTTCTCGCCTCCCGCAAGCTGGTCGTGACGACCTACGGCGTCCTGGCGCGCGACATGGATCATCTCGCGCCGATCGCCTGGGAGCACGTCATCCTCGACGAGGGGCAGCAGATCAAGAACGCTTCGACCAAGGCCGCTCGCGCGGCCCGGAAGCTCCAGGCGTCGCACCGGCTGGTCCTGACGGGGACGCCGATCGAGAACCACATCGAGGAGCTGCGGTCGATCACCGACTGGGCTCTTCCGGGGTATCTGGGGTCGGCGGAGTCTTTCCGCAAGAAGTTCGCCCGGCCGATCGAGTCCGGGGATCGAGTGGCTCTCGAGACTCTCAAGCGGGCGATCGAGCCTTTCAAGATGCGGCGGCTCAAGTCGCAGGTCTTGACGGACCTTCCGGCGAAGATCGAGGACGAGCGGCGCGCGGAACTGACGCCTCATCAGGCGGTGCTCTATTCAGAGATTCTGGCTCGGGCGGCTTCGGCGGGGGTTCTGGATTCTTTGAAGGACCCTTCGAAGACCGTGGACTTCGTTCACGTCTTCGCGGTCCTGTCTCGTTTGAAGCGGCTTTGCGATCATCCGGCGCTGGTTCTCGATGGCAAGCCGGCTCGCAACATGACTTCGGGGAAGTTCGAGGTCTTCAAGGAAGTCCTGTGTGAAGCGCTGGAGGCCGGGGAGAAGGTCGTCGTCTTCAGCCAGTACCTCGAGATGCTCGACATGATCGAGGCTCATCTGGACTCTCTCGGGGTGAAGCATTCGGGGCTTCGCGGGGCGACGCGCCAGCGCGGCGCGGCGGTTCGTGCGTTTCAGGATGATGAGACGTGTCGGGTGTTCGTCGCGTCTCTCCTGGCCGGCGGGTTGGGGATCGATCTGACGGCGGCTTCGGTGGTCATTCACTATGACCGGTGGTGGAACGCGGCTCGCGAGGACCAGGCGACGGACCGGGTGCACCGGATCGGGCAATCGCGTGGCGTGCAGGTCTTTCGGCTCATCACCAAAGGCACGCTTGAGGAACGAATCGATCAGATCATTCGGGAGAAGCGGCGGCTGGCGGACTACCTCGTCGAGACGGATCCGGCGTTGGGGCTCAAGGCGCTCAGCCGCGAAGAGCTGCTTCGGATTCTGGCGCCGGTGGAGGCGCCGGTGGTCGTCGCGCGGGACTGA
- a CDS encoding helix-turn-helix transcriptional regulator — protein sequence MSTERGTPRRKRGKSDAMTFLEKLSGGPLTLAALLRSIRQGEAKTQAEFAETLGISKQHLSHIENGRKVVSPERAARWASLLGYAESQFVRLALQDELHRAGLRYTVTVGAA from the coding sequence ATGTCTACTGAGAGAGGCACTCCGCGCCGTAAGCGCGGCAAGTCGGACGCGATGACCTTCCTCGAGAAGTTGAGTGGTGGCCCGCTCACGCTTGCCGCGCTCCTTCGGTCCATCCGGCAAGGTGAGGCCAAGACGCAGGCGGAGTTTGCCGAAACGCTGGGAATCTCGAAGCAGCATCTTTCTCACATCGAGAACGGACGAAAGGTCGTCAGTCCAGAACGGGCCGCCCGATGGGCTTCGCTTCTGGGCTATGCAGAGTCTCAGTTTGTACGGCTTGCGCTGCAGGATGAACTTCACCGAGCTGGGCTTCGATACACTGTGACCGTTGGCGCGGCGTGA
- a CDS encoding DUF433 domain-containing protein, whose product MIDLLSGTPVFSGTRVPVQTLLDYLEAGDRLDDFLEDFPTVIREKAVAARDLAREALTQHASPPQ is encoded by the coding sequence ATGATCGACCTGCTGAGCGGCACTCCCGTCTTCTCCGGAACCAGGGTGCCTGTCCAAACGCTTCTCGACTACCTCGAAGCGGGTGATCGCCTCGACGATTTCCTCGAAGATTTCCCAACGGTGATTCGCGAGAAGGCGGTGGCCGCTCGCGACCTCGCTCGGGAGGCGCTGACCCAGCATGCGAGTCCTCCTCAATGA
- a CDS encoding virulence protein RhuM/Fic/DOC family protein, whose protein sequence is MTSSGSRPGGEVVVYQAPDGEVRVDVRLDRDTVWLSLNQMADLFDRDKSVISRHLRNVFGSRELERTATVARNATVQREAGREVVREIDYFNLDAILSVGYRVNSKRGTQFRIWATRTLREHLVRGYTLNQRRLAERGLGDIEQAVALMARTLKTHALVTEEGRAVLDVVRQYTRAWRLLLEFDEERLAEGPARPLPPRVPIALDEVRAAVAALRDELLKRKEAGTLFGQEMGEGLARIVGAIEQSFDGAPLYPSAQTRAAHILYFVIKDHPFGDGNKRIGSLLFLDYLRRHEILLRRDGTLRLADNAMVALALLIAESEPRQKELMTRLVLNLLGDEVS, encoded by the coding sequence ATGACCAGCTCCGGCTCGCGCCCCGGCGGCGAGGTCGTCGTCTATCAGGCCCCGGACGGCGAGGTTCGGGTCGACGTCAGGCTGGATCGGGATACCGTCTGGCTCTCCCTCAACCAGATGGCGGACCTGTTCGACCGCGACAAGTCGGTGATCTCACGGCACTTGCGAAACGTCTTCGGGTCTCGGGAACTGGAGCGAACGGCAACTGTTGCAAGAAATGCAACAGTTCAGCGCGAGGCCGGCCGTGAGGTTGTTCGAGAGATCGACTACTTCAACCTCGACGCCATCCTCTCGGTCGGCTACCGCGTCAACTCGAAGCGAGGCACCCAGTTCCGCATCTGGGCCACGCGCACTCTTCGGGAGCACCTCGTCCGGGGCTACACGCTGAACCAGCGACGGCTGGCCGAGCGCGGCCTGGGCGACATCGAGCAGGCCGTCGCGCTGATGGCGAGGACGCTCAAGACCCACGCCCTGGTGACCGAGGAAGGGCGAGCCGTCCTCGACGTGGTCCGCCAGTACACGCGGGCCTGGCGCCTGCTTCTCGAGTTCGACGAGGAGCGGCTAGCCGAAGGGCCGGCGCGGCCCCTCCCGCCCCGAGTGCCGATCGCCCTCGACGAGGTCCGAGCTGCCGTCGCCGCGCTGCGCGACGAGCTCTTGAAACGAAAGGAAGCCGGAACGCTCTTCGGCCAGGAAATGGGCGAAGGACTGGCCCGGATCGTCGGCGCGATCGAGCAGAGCTTCGACGGCGCCCCGCTCTACCCGAGCGCGCAGACCCGGGCCGCGCACATCCTTTACTTCGTGATCAAGGATCATCCCTTCGGCGACGGCAACAAGCGCATCGGCAGCCTGTTGTTCCTGGATTACCTGAGGCGCCACGAAATCTTATTGCGGCGCGACGGAACCCTCCGCCTGGCCGACAACGCCATGGTTGCGCTGGCGCTCCTGATCGCGGAGAGCGAACCACGTCAGAAGGAACTCATGACCCGCCTCGTCCTGAACCTGCTCGGAGACGAGGTGTCGTGA